The Triticum aestivum cultivar Chinese Spring chromosome 6D, IWGSC CS RefSeq v2.1, whole genome shotgun sequence genomic sequence TCATGTTTTCTACCTTCTCTCCACACGATAGGAAGTAGGAGATCATCATTAGTTTTGCGTTTGATATGCCCGTCTCATGATGTACCACGACCCTCTGTGATTGTTCAAGAAAAAATGATGTACCACAACCTAATCAAATACTATCTTCGTCTGAAAAAGTTtgttcctcaaatggatgtatctagtatCAAGTTAGTGTTAAATACATTTATTTGAGAAACAAGTTTGGCATAAgttttttcggacagagggagtaggaaATAACGCTTCTTGAGTGTCACGGTATGGCTCGTCGTGGCTTCGTCACGTCTCCAAGATACTTGGGGTCACAACTTAAAAAGATTTTTTACTTGGGGTCACCAGGTGGGTCAGCTCAATTAGCCCGGACTAAACACAATTAGCCCTGACTAAACAACGGGTCACACGAACACCAAAGGATCTCCCCTTTTCAAAAAGGGCAAGAAAAACATAGTAGAAATGGAGGTGGCCTCCGAAAGGGTGTGAAACGAACGCAGAGAGCAAAACGGCGGAGGCGGAGAGAAATGATTCATTACTCCCAAATTTTCCTTTTGGAAAAGAAGCTACAAGGCCCCGGAAAGCAGCTAGCTGGCGAAgcgagagaaggagaaggaaaaaaaAAAACGGCAGGGCGAACGCGCCGTGTGAAACGGGGCGATCCCGCGCGGCCGGCGACCGGGCACGAGGCCAGAACCAAAAGGCCCGACGCGACGCGATCGATGCGAACCAAACGCAACGGCAACGCGACGCAACGGTGCGGACGCGACGCGGgccggggagggagggagggagggacggGCTGCTGACCGGCGCACCAAACAAAGGTAGAAGAGTggtagaggaggagggagggacgggccaggaggggagaggaggagagggattGGAAGGGGAGACGCAACGCGCACCGCACCGCACCGGCCCGGCGAGACGCCTCCACACGTCTCTCCCTCCCCCTTCGCCTTCGCCCTCGCCGTCCTAGTCCAGTGACCCCAGCGGCACGCACGCACGCGGCCGGCCCATCACCACCCCCCTGCGAGCGAATCCCGGTCGATGCGGACGGGgtagggaagaggaggaggaggaggccgaggatggagcgggagcggcggcgcgcggcggggtgGGAGGACCGCATCTCGGAGCTCCCGGACGCGCTGCGCCTGCAGATTCTCAGCCTGCTGCCGCTCAAGTGCGCCATCCGCACCGGCGCGCTCTCCTCGCGGTGGCGGGACCTCTGGGAGCAGCGCTGGCCGGTGCCCTCCTCGCTGCGCCTCCGCGTCCCGCCGGGCCCCTCGGGCGCGGCGGGGGCCCAGGCGCAGCTCGCGGCCGTCGaccggcgcgggcggcgccgggTCGACGTCTTCTCCCTCGCCTTCCACGCGGGCCAGCTCACGCAGGCCGACCTCAAGCGCTGCGTCGACTACGCCGCGGCCTGCGGCGTCGAGGACCTGCAGCTCCGCCTCGATGGCGGCGGCGCCCGCGGCGCGCGCGGGGGCCAGCGCCGCGCCGGCGCGCTCGCCGTGCACTTCCCCGTCGGGAGCCCGCTCCTGGCGCGCCTCTCGGTGCGCGGGCTCCACCTCACGGCCTCCGCCAACGCCATGGTCGCCACGCTCGAGGTCATCCACCTCCACTCCGTCTCCATCACCGACGCCGCGCTGCGCCGGGTCGTCGCCGCCTGCCCCTGCCTCCGCGACCTCGAGCTCCGCTACTGCCGCCACCTACGCCGCATCGACTTCACCACCGTCGGGGCCGCCAACCTCAGGAGCCTCACCGTCGTGGACTGCTCCCGCACCACCGAGCTGCGGGTCCCGGCGGCGCCCCGCCTCCGCTCGTTCCGGTTCAGCGGCCCCTTCCTCTGCAGCAACCTTTTCTCTGGCGTCGGTGACTCTTTCCAGGATCTCTACCTCTGCTCGGGCGGGCCAGAGGCCGGCTTGCCGCCCACCAATTTGCCCTCGGCGGTTCCTCACCTTGCCAACATCACCACCCTCACCATATGCAGCATTGCCCTCCAGGTTCGTCTTTGGCATCCATTCCATTTCCTTGTGAAACACTTTCCATTGGCTATGCGCTTATACTTTGTTCTACCTCTACCTCTAGTACGTGTCTGCGTCACTGGCCACCATCCTCAAGGAGACCAATCTCCGCAGGTTGAAGGAGCTTCAATTGCTCATGTTCGGGATGGCCAACTCCAATCTCGCAGACATTTTTAGCTTCCTCAAGACCTGTTCCTGTCCTCAGTTGGAGAGGCTCTTCGTGCAGGTTGTTATCTTTACGCGCAATGTATTTGGTCATAGTCCATTCATTATATGTACTATGCATGATGTCTGGATGTTTTGATTCTCAATATATGGCACTTGATGTGACAGCTACCAACAAACACCCATGATTCATTCACGAGGAATTACTTGGACGTGGCAGAGGAAGAACAGCCTGAAGACGGATTAGAAAACCTTCGGTTGGCCAAGATGACAAACTTCAAGGGGCATCACAATGAGATGCGTCTGCTGGACTTTCTGCTGACAAAGGCCAGTTGCCTTAAGAAATTGTTCCTGGTTGCTCCTAAAGAGGATCACCCACAAGGGCTAAGAAAGATTCAGCCAGATGTGCTGCCCCTTTCTCGAAAGGCAGAAATTCTTGAAAGAGCTTCAGCAGGCACCCAGATAGTTTTCAGTGGGCCTGATAGTTCTCACGCTCAGCCATTGCACTCGGAAGTCTTCATCAGATTTTAGCTTGAAATTAGCAACAGTGCTGTAGTCCGATTATTTCTTCTAAATCATTACATTTATAGCTGTTAGGCAACAAGCATGAAATACAAATCTGGGACACATACAGAGTATGGTAGAACATTTTCGCAAATTTGTACTTCAGATATTCTGGCAAGATGGTTAAAATGTGAGGTGTTAAGATCTGCGTCTTTGCctcttctactactactactaccgcTTTTCTCTCTAAATAGCTTTGCGATTAGCCTGATCAGCCATCTCTTTGTAGTTAGCTTATGTATAAGTTGCTGCTGGGAAATCATGTATACGAAACAAATATGCTTACACCATAGGAAAACGAATGACTTCATTCTTTGAGGGACAAACTGGACAACTGATTTCAGATCCTGGACCGTGCATAGATTGGTAAGTTGTTGCCTGATATAAGATACCTTGGTGTTGTCCGCTTGAGGTGAGCTCCCTTGGTTAGTCTCAAAATCACTATTGCCTTATCTCGTCTAggtttcttgatttctactccctccgccccaaaTTACTCGCAAAAATGgatagaaatgaatgtatctagaactaaaaatacgtctagatacatccatttctgcgacaagtaattccggacggagggagtactatataggtATAGTTTGTACAGGAGCATTCTGATGGAGCAAGGTTCTCTATAATCTACTATTGCCCTACCATTAAAGTTATGTTATGGCAGATAAAGCCGTATAAACTACAGCTGTCAT encodes the following:
- the LOC123143924 gene encoding FBD-associated F-box protein At5g18780, whose amino-acid sequence is MERERRRAAGWEDRISELPDALRLQILSLLPLKCAIRTGALSSRWRDLWEQRWPVPSSLRLRVPPGPSGAAGAQAQLAAVDRRGRRRVDVFSLAFHAGQLTQADLKRCVDYAAACGVEDLQLRLDGGGARGARGGQRRAGALAVHFPVGSPLLARLSVRGLHLTASANAMVATLEVIHLHSVSITDAALRRVVAACPCLRDLELRYCRHLRRIDFTTVGAANLRSLTVVDCSRTTELRVPAAPRLRSFRFSGPFLCSNLFSGVGDSFQDLYLCSGGPEAGLPPTNLPSAVPHLANITTLTICSIALQYVSASLATILKETNLRRLKELQLLMFGMANSNLADIFSFLKTCSCPQLERLFVQLPTNTHDSFTRNYLDVAEEEQPEDGLENLRLAKMTNFKGHHNEMRLLDFLLTKASCLKKLFLVAPKEDHPQGLRKIQPDVLPLSRKAEILERASAGTQIVFSGPDSSHAQPLHSEVFIRF